In the genome of Actinomycetota bacterium, the window TCGCGGGCTCGGTGGCCAAGTCGGTCCAGGCGGCCGTCGACGACCTGCCCGAGGCGCAGCGTGAGGCGATTCGCCTGGCATACTTCGATGGGCAGACATACCGGCAGGTCGCCGAGACCCTCGGCATCCCCGAGGGGACGGCCAAGTCGCGTCTCTGGCTGGGGCTGCGACGGCTCGCCGACCGCCTGCAGGCTGAAGGGATCGAGCCATGAACGACGGTCACGCCGCGGTCACCGAGCTGCTCGGCGCCTGGGCACTGGACGCCTGCTCGGCGGAGGAGACCGCCACCGTCGAGGACCACCTGGCCGGCTGCCCTGCTTGCACTGTCGAGGCCGACCGCCTGGGCCGGGCGGTGGCCGGCCTGGCCACCACGGTAGGCGTGCCACCACCGGCGCGGCTGCGCGGCGCCGTCCTGGCTGCGGCCACCGCCCGCCGTCCGGCCGCCGGGGAGGACGCCAGCACCGGGTACGCCGCCTGGGTGGACCGCTTCGACACCCAGCTCGCGAGGCTGACCCCGGGGCAGTGGCGGGAGCGGGTGGTCCACGACTGGACCGTGCAGGACCTCGTCGCCCACCTGACCGCCACCGACGAGCTGCTGGTGGCCCAGCTCGGCTCCGCCGATGACGAGACGCTCGAGGACCCCGCCGAGCTCGACGGCGGGCTGCCCGCGCGACGCACCGCCGCGGCCATCGGCGAGCACCGTGGTCGCCCCCCCGGGCGCACCCGGGCGGCGTGGCGGGCCCAGGCCGACCGCCTGTTGCACGAGGCCGGCGAGCCGGGCGCCCTCGACCGGCAGGTGCGCCTGGCCGACCCGCGCCTGCCCCGGCAGCCGCTGCGGACCGCCCTCGTCCTGCGCCTGTTCGAGACCTGGATCCACACCGACGACATCGCCAGGGTCCTGGGCGGCCCGCCCGCCCCGCCCGACGAGGGGCACGTCGCGCTGATCGTCGGGTTCGGCGTGCGTCTGCTGCCCGCTGCTCTGCGACTGGCCGGCGCCGACCGCCCACCCCGCAGCGCCCGCCTGGTCCTGGTCGGTCCCGCCGGTGGCGACTGGATCATCTCGCCGGCCGTCCAGCGCGCCCCGGCGCGCCCGCCGGACG includes:
- a CDS encoding maleylpyruvate isomerase family mycothiol-dependent enzyme; translated protein: MNDGHAAVTELLGAWALDACSAEETATVEDHLAGCPACTVEADRLGRAVAGLATTVGVPPPARLRGAVLAAATARRPAAGEDASTGYAAWVDRFDTQLARLTPGQWRERVVHDWTVQDLVAHLTATDELLVAQLGSADDETLEDPAELDGGLPARRTAAAIGEHRGRPPGRTRAAWRAQADRLLHEAGEPGALDRQVRLADPRLPRQPLRTALVLRLFETWIHTDDIARVLGGPPAPPDEGHVALIVGFGVRLLPAALRLAGADRPPRSARLVLVGPAGGDWIISPAVQRAPARPPDATVTMETVEFCYLLGNRRDPHSVAHRVEGDPAIAATLLRAATTLGCD
- a CDS encoding sigma-70 family RNA polymerase sigma factor, whose translation is MGGRWRSAGGGCTAQADAAPPTAAPDPEETAVAGSVAKSVQAAVDDLPEAQREAIRLAYFDGQTYRQVAETLGIPEGTAKSRLWLGLRRLADRLQAEGIEP